The window GGCACCACTACTCTGTCGGCCTCGGCTCAGGAAAATGCAGTAATCCTAAGCCTTAGCACAAGCAACCCATCGGGGGCATATTTACTGGAGCGCAGCCATAACGGAAGCGATTACGAACCCGTTACGGTGGTTACGAGCCCTGAACAAAGCGGCAATAACCTGGAGTTTGCAGACAATACCGTAAGCGCCGGCAAACTTTATCATTACCGTGCTACCCCAACGGGCCAGGAGCAGGCTGCTGCAGTTGCCACTGTACAAACACCTCAGGCAGCGGTTGCTGTACGACTGTACCCCAACCCAAGCAGCGACAAAGCCACGCTCCAGTTTACAGAGCAGCTACAGGGTAATGTTGTGGTAGAGGTAAACAACTCACTCGGCCAGAAGCTCATCAGCAGGAGTTTTAGTGCTCCGGAAGCACAGGCAGGCGCCAGTCTGGATGTTTCAGGCCTTGATCATGGCATTTACCTGGTGATCATTCAGGCGAATGGAAAAACCAGCACACAAAGCCTGATTGTAAAACCTTAGTAAGCTTACAGATTAGCAAATAAAAAAGCGCCTCCATAATAAAAGGAGGCGCTTTTTTTGATATCATGCCTTCTCTACTGCACTAGCTTTTTCTGCACACTTTTCAGGATAAGGTCTACCCACTGGCTGTACATTTTGCCCGAAGGATGCAGCCCGTCGGAAGCAACCAGCGAGGGATCTGACAGGCCGTTACGGGAAATAGGGGTGATGTTGTAATAGCTTACACCAACAGAATCTGTGATCTGCTTATTTATGATGTTGAACTCGTCGATTTCCGCACTAATGGAAGTTTGCCTGCTCCTGCCAAAGGGCGTATAGCCCCAATCAGGAATAGAGAGCACAAATACATTTTCCTTGTTGCCCCCTGCATAGTTTATGGATTGCAGCAATAGTTCAGTAAACTCCCGCCTATACTCCTGCGGGCTTCTCCCCTGGTACTGGTTGTTCACACCTATGAGCAAAGAAACCAAATCATAAGTATTTCCGGCAATGCCTGTAGCAGCTATCCCGTTTTTAAGGTCTGCGGTTGTCCAGCCGGTGGTGGCAATGATGGTCGGGTCTTCTATCGCTACTCCCTTTTCCCTCAGGGCCTTTGCCAGTTGTACAGGATAACGTTCTGCCGGCTGAACCCCGTGTCCAATGGTATAAGAATCACCCAGTGCAAGATAGGTGGCTATATTTGCCTGATCAGGTTCTGGAGCAGCAGGAGCAGCCGGTTGTGGAGCATCTTTTTTGCAGCCTGCACCCATAAACAACAACAGGAGGAATATGAATAGTAAGTTCTTCATAGAGAGTAGACTTTCTGGCTATCTACGCAGCAGAATACTTTCTGGATA of the Flammeovirgaceae bacterium 311 genome contains:
- a CDS encoding lysophospholipase (COG2755 Lysophospholipase L1 and related esterases), giving the protein MGAGCKKDAPQPAAPAAPEPDQANIATYLALGDSYTIGHGVQPAERYPVQLAKALREKGVAIEDPTIIATTGWTTADLKNGIAATGIAGNTYDLVSLLIGVNNQYQGRSPQEYRREFTELLLQSINYAGGNKENVFVLSIPDWGYTPFGRSRQTSISAEIDEFNIINKQITDSVGVSYYNITPISRNGLSDPSLVASDGLHPSGKMYSQWVDLILKSVQKKLVQ